One window from the genome of Natronomonas pharaonis DSM 2160 encodes:
- a CDS encoding DUF6432 family protein, producing the protein MQAKREYRDRAETEVAVLDALVDRAEEGMTVFELRSGTETDIDDLEAALSTLKEEGLITVENSDDEPMRIYPEPKVVPEPSENGEEPSLLSSLRDRLGL; encoded by the coding sequence ATGCAGGCGAAGCGAGAGTACCGCGACCGGGCGGAGACGGAAGTCGCGGTGCTCGATGCCCTCGTCGACCGGGCGGAGGAGGGGATGACCGTCTTCGAGCTCCGGTCCGGCACCGAGACCGACATCGATGACCTGGAGGCGGCGCTTTCGACCCTCAAAGAGGAGGGGCTCATCACCGTCGAGAACAGCGACGACGAGCCGATGCGTATCTACCCCGAACCGAAGGTAGTCCCCGAGCCGAGCGAGAACGGCGAGGAGCCGTCGCTGCTGTCGAGCCTCCGTGACCGCCTCGGCTTGTAG
- the ygfZ gene encoding CAF17-like 4Fe-4S cluster assembly/insertion protein YgfZ, with amino-acid sequence MTVVAELQESYGATFTERGGRQVVDHYGRPERVHRAVRNVVGTVEMGYGIIDVGGDDRLEFVDNAVTNRVPETDGAGSYALLLDPQGGIETELYIYNAGERLLCFVPPGRAEPVAEEWADKTFIQDVDINVATDDYGVFGVHGPKATEKVASVLTGPTTPEEPLEFVRGRVGDWGTTVIRTDGLTGEEGYEIVCAADDAANVFDALVNHGLNAAPFGYRTLEYLWLEAGTPLFETELEGTVPNVLGLRNALDFEKGCYVGQEVVSKIENQGRPSRELVGIKLDAEPTAGAAVFDGDSHVGEVTRGDYSPALDGAIALALVEYGLESDDLTVRIDSDDVAAERVQLPFVDGSARSARLPSY; translated from the coding sequence ATGACAGTCGTCGCGGAACTACAGGAATCCTACGGGGCGACGTTCACCGAACGCGGCGGCCGGCAGGTTGTCGACCACTACGGGCGGCCGGAGCGAGTCCACAGAGCGGTTCGGAACGTCGTTGGGACCGTCGAGATGGGGTATGGAATCATCGACGTCGGCGGCGACGACCGCCTTGAGTTCGTCGACAACGCCGTCACCAACCGAGTTCCGGAGACGGACGGCGCAGGAAGCTATGCACTACTGTTGGACCCACAGGGCGGCATCGAAACTGAACTCTACATCTACAACGCCGGCGAGCGGCTGCTGTGCTTCGTTCCGCCGGGGCGGGCCGAGCCGGTCGCCGAGGAGTGGGCCGACAAGACGTTCATCCAGGATGTCGACATCAATGTCGCGACCGACGACTACGGGGTCTTCGGCGTCCACGGCCCGAAGGCGACCGAGAAGGTCGCCTCGGTGCTGACCGGCCCGACGACACCCGAGGAGCCGCTTGAGTTCGTCCGCGGGCGCGTCGGCGACTGGGGGACGACCGTCATCCGTACCGACGGCCTCACCGGCGAGGAGGGGTACGAAATCGTCTGTGCGGCCGACGACGCCGCGAACGTCTTCGATGCGCTCGTCAACCACGGGCTCAACGCGGCCCCGTTCGGCTACCGGACGCTGGAGTATCTGTGGCTCGAAGCGGGGACGCCGCTCTTCGAGACGGAACTGGAGGGGACGGTCCCCAACGTCCTCGGATTGCGGAACGCGCTCGACTTCGAGAAGGGCTGTTATGTCGGCCAAGAGGTCGTCTCCAAGATCGAAAACCAAGGGCGGCCGTCCAGAGAGCTCGTCGGCATCAAACTCGACGCGGAGCCGACGGCCGGGGCAGCAGTCTTCGACGGCGACAGCCACGTCGGCGAGGTGACCCGCGGCGACTACAGCCCGGCGCTTGACGGCGCAATCGCGCTCGCGCTCGTTGAGTACGGGCTCGAAAGCGACGACCTGACGGTCCGCATCGACAGTGACGATGTCGCCGCAGAGCGTGTCCAGCTCCCGTTCGTCGACGGGTCGGCACGGTCGGCACGACTCCCGAGCTACTGA